From Hemibagrus wyckioides isolate EC202008001 linkage group LG11, SWU_Hwy_1.0, whole genome shotgun sequence:
TAAGCAAATAATTAATGATAGAAATGTAACAGCAGTAATAGTAACTGGATAATAAATAAAGGCAATAAAGCATTTTCTGTATCAAACACAAACGCTGAAACCTTCGTGTAACTACCTTTTCGTGCCACtttatacatttagacataATATTTGACCTAAGGGGATTATTTCTGTATAATGTGGCTGGAATCTATGATGTGTAGTTATGTTGCGCTTTTTAGGCTCTagcttcatgttattgtaatcATGTTATTGATATGAACCAGGGAGTCAACATTCCAGGTATAATTCTGCTAttggaaataatgtaaatatgagTTTCCCACTAGGAAGTTGCATATAAATAACCACTCAAGTCATAATTACTGAGAAACTCAAAGATCCTAATGATACCTGAATTTCTGAGATGCTAAACTTCCAACACGATGGAGGGGAGGACAATTCATTTACAGAATGGCAGGTTATGCAGCTAATTGTTATTCTCATTTGCTGTTTTGGTCATTTATGTTTATCAGCAACCATTTTCTGCATGTCGTACAATTTTACACCATAGTATGTATTTGACCAAAATTCCATTATCATCAGCAAGCTAGCTGACTGAGAAATATGTGTTCTGGTGTCGAAATAAGAGTAAATGAGAATAAATACGTATGAATAAACCTGACGTCACTCATACTTCATAAACACAAAATACTCGTAATTACCACTGAAGGCAGCATGGGTACAGAAACCAGAGAACTGGATAATATACATCATTACCTTTGAATGTTGTCATTTCATGTTGAACGTAACgttgtaaatgttatttttatggCAGCTGCTTTCCTGAACATGATACGTAAAGCACATTCAGAACCAACAAAGAAGTACACTCATCCAATGACCGAGTCTCAAGAAATTGGATGGATTTCCACTCCTCTGGTAGGACTGTGAAATATAATACATAGATACCTTTTTATCAGTTTAGAGCTAGAGTATGTCATTTATCACTGTAGTCGGAGAATGTGAGAATATGTTGTTTACAGGCAACTTCACAGCACATTATGTTTCAGATTGCTTCAGATCGAACTGACAGAAGACTGAACTTCCCAAGGCAGAATTCTGAACTCACCAAATACATGGATGCTGCCTGGCGTCTGAAGGAACAAACTCAAAACCTTAAATGAAACAAGGAAATCTTTCTACCTTTTCTCTAACTGCCTTGATAAAATGTTTCTTTGGAGTCCTTAACATGCTGTTTTCACTACAAATGACTACATCTCaataaatgaagttaaaatatctaTGGACTAAATGAGTGAAATTTATTCAATcactcatttacatttaaggcatttttaggcagacgcccttatctagagcgacttacaatttatctcatctaatacaactgagggttaagagccttgctcaggggcacagcagtggcagcttggtggacctgggagtCAAACTCGCAACTttccaatcagtagcccaataccttaaacactaagctaccacatccccttcAGTTAGAGCTTTGTTATTGTCAGGGGTGCAGTGGAACATGAGCATATCCCAGACACACCTTCTTATTGACACATGAGGCAATTTAGCATGGGCAGTCAATAAAACATCAACAGGTATGCTTTTCTAAGGTtgaagaaaaccagagaacccagaggaacccATGTAGAGACTGAGAGCAATCCATGCAGGCAGTAACCTAAGCTCAGGACTCAACTCTGCACCACCATGCTGTCTGAAAAATAAACTTATATaacctttcatttatttatgtatttatttatttataaaactgagTGATCTTGAAAGTGaaactgaaaaaatgaaaaagtgaaagtgaaaaataAGACTGGAccttctctctcctttcatGGCCTGCAACTTCTCTTGAAAACAGGTTATATTTGAACAGGTCATGTGATGGAGTAAATATGATTCGCAAGGAGCTGTTCTGCAAACTTGCGCTTGGCAAGGGAAGAAAATCCATAATAATCACTGCTGAGCTCAGTCTAAGCTAGTGAATCTGGAAGGCATGTGAGCTTAGCTTCTGGTTTTGACTCAAAATGAGGAGACAATACAATGCAACTCTTGCTAAAGTCCATCCTACAGCTCTATACCCCTCGTAATTCCAGCTATGAATACACTTATTATACGTGAATACAGCTTGATAACACTCGTAACCAGTGCTGGAAAATTGTAGGCATAATAACATACCCTATGCCTCTATAGGCTTCATAAATAGAGCTACAGTATATAAAAGAAATCTCAAGCTGTATGTTACACATAAGCAACATTAAGTGCTACTGCTAAGTATATTATGTGGGATTGCTGGGAATATGTCTTACAGGCTGTTTATGAATAACGTATTTCTACAAGCTAGCTGATATGTAATATGCCCTAGGTAAAGAGGAGATAGATGAGCAATAAAACACTCGGGGATGTGgtgttataggaaattaatcaacaacagggtggtgtgataaAGTAGAAGTCAAAACAGCAGCATGTCTAGAAGTGTTATAGCAGTTTGCCAGcagttaatttaattattaatgcaaGCATGTTACATcatacattttatccatttacagtgaCGTGTAATATTGTAGAACCTCCATGAAACAAAGGTATTATCACAGCATTAAACAGTCGTTCCCTCGCTTGACTTTTTAgctaataaaacaataaataaaacgtgTTAAACATggtaaatgttaaataacaaTTTCTAAGCATTACTATATCTTTGTTGTTAAATAATGccacaattttatttcattttattttattatcttctAAGccgcatgttctccccgtgcttggtgggtttcttccgggtgctccggtttcctcccacagtccaaagacatgtttctaggctgattggagtctctaaattgcccgtgagtgaatgagtgtgtgtgtgtgtgccctgcgatgggttggcactctgtccagggtgtatcctgccttgatgcccgatgaagcctgagataggcacaggctccccgtgacccgaggatagatcggataagcggtacataCGATGAAATGAAATCTTCTAAGCCCCTAGAAGATGATTTCCTATGATTTCCTAATGCTTATGATGTTTCCTCCTCCACACTTTCTAAATCCTGTTGAAGAggcttttttattattctttttttttttttcttcattctgcaGCTGAAAGTACATATAAAGAAAACCCCATATAACATAATAAGGCCACGGAGGAGACATTCAGACAAGTTCAGGCAAATGCATTTCCAGTCATGATTCGAATACctgatgggtttttttccctccccctCCATTTGTGTTGCTCAAGAAAACGTGGTGCGTGAAGTGTGTGTAATTCAATGGGCTCATAGAAATGAAAAGCATGATGAATGGTCTCAAAGCTAATCTGAATTTACATCAACGAGTGTAATTTCCTGTAATCTATTTAGTCGCGAAAGTATTACGCTAAGTAACACAATGACAACGCTGGCAAACATGTAACTTACAAATCATTGCTTTTTCATTTATCACAGTGaagtaaaatggaaaaaaaacaaactgttaTGCTATTTTATGAGTTATATTAGGAGTATTATTGTACATATGTTATCATTGCCGTGGTCCAGGATCGAATCCTGGGCAGGAAGCTAGcctagccactgaagagttaagtctctgtgccggtcccaagcccggataaaaataggagggttgtgtcaggaagggcatccagcgtaaaacctgtAACCAAATTAAATATGCAGACCAggtgatctgctgtggtgaccctgaacagggagcactCGAAAGAACAACATCAACATTGTTCATATGGTAACTGCTGGGTATCTAGAGTACATTCAGCCATAGACTGAGCCCACAGAACACCACAGGAGGTCTTTCCCACCAGGGGTCATcaaactctataactcctccccttttCAGTAGGGAGCAAAGCTGACACAATGAACACCGACAGTATTACTGTGCACTAACCCAGTTCACATATGTACGTTACtatcataccatgtgcaatatcatattGTGCCGTATGGTCTCTAGAACCTTTTTTTGTACATCTTATCTTATTAAGACTACTTTTAACTTAAGGAAATTAAGAAATCATTCAAGTTTAAACCATGAATATACAGTAATCATTTGACTAAACATGATGTCGTTTCACAGGGACTGAATTACTACATTAGTGTTTcgtttttattagtatttttagaTTTTCGACAGATCGTGTGCAAGATATCCACGAAACACACAAGATTAACAATAGAAAGGTTACTGCACCTGTCTCTTTCTAGTGTATATTATAAGTGGGCCATTTTTTAGCGTAAAGCTGTCAAAACAAAATGACTAGCTCATAATTCTTGGCTTCccgaaaagcaaacaaacaagatATATACAGAAATcagtaataaataatttgaGTCCTCTGAACTagggaagggtttttttttttttccttcatggaCTGTCTGAAACATATCTGGTTCTTTGATGGAGAGAGGGAGTTGGCTGGATGTGTGAGCAGGTTAGCTGGTTTGGTTTCTTGTCTGGCAAATGATTGTAATACACAGCTGAAGACTGAAATGTTTA
This genomic window contains:
- the cfap144 gene encoding protein FAM183A, with the translated sequence MATPTKTKEKEPVDIVHQNAIHVERIRKEQQCQKLYTEFTINPYKKLHVLPDKPMSRKMYEEIEEDPAFLNMIRKAHSEPTKKYTHPMTESQEIGWISTPLIASDRTDRRLNFPRQNSELTKYMDAAWRLKEQTQNLK